A single Larimichthys crocea isolate SSNF chromosome VIII, L_crocea_2.0, whole genome shotgun sequence DNA region contains:
- the LOC104922790 gene encoding RNA-binding protein with multiple splicing 2 isoform X3 has product MSLKADAEPNNNVSIEEEVRTLFVSGLPVDIKPRELYLLFRPFKGYEGSLIKLTSKQPVGFVTFDSRSGAEAAKNALNGIRFDPESPQTLRLEFAKANTKMAKSKLMATPNPTNIHPALGAHFIARDPYDLTGAALIPASPDAWTPYPLYTTELTPGLPHAAFTYPAAAAAAAALHAQVRDQPMRWYPTPSETSQPGWKSRQFC; this is encoded by the exons gtaCGAACACTGTTTGTCAGTGGCCTACCGGTCGATATCAAACCTCGGGAACTTTACCTCCTCTTCAGACCTTTTAAG GGTTATGAAGGGTCACTGATTAAGTTAACATCAAAACAG CCTGTCGGGTTTGTAACCTTTGACAGTCGGTCTGGAGCTGAAGCTGCGAAAAATGCACTAAAT GGTATCCGTTTTGACCCCGAAAGTCCCCAGACCCTGCGCTTAGAGTTTGCTAAAGCCAACACGAAGATGGCAAAGAGTAAGCTGATGGCCACACCGAACCCCACAAATATCCACCCTGCTCTAGGAGCACACTTCATTGCACGGGACCCAT ATGATCTGACAGGGGCAGCACTGATCCCAGCATCTCCCGATGCCTGGACACCTTACCCCCTGTACACCACGGAGCTGACCCCAGGCCTCCCTCACGCAGCCTTCACTTACCCAGCGgccgctgccgctgctgcaGCCCTCCACGCCCAGGTGAGGGACCAACCG aTGCGCTGGTACCCTACTCCCTCTGAGACTTCCCAGCCTGGATGGAAGTCCCGGCAGTTTTGTTAG